In the Arachis ipaensis cultivar K30076 chromosome B10, Araip1.1, whole genome shotgun sequence genome, one interval contains:
- the LOC110268271 gene encoding uncharacterized protein LOC110268271, whose amino-acid sequence MPARAPPPSLSSASERDGESSRKRENAMEERRRGCSVANEAPPPLLGLVAIAVLPPSGSVAKPLRHRSSLLHRRRPSPSSYPLSPALLIRCELQKDLNRLLFRCCSHTILMLLMSFLITR is encoded by the exons ATGCCGGCTAGGGCTCCGCCGCCGTCGTTGTCGAGCGCCAGTGAGAGAGACGGAGAGAGCTCGAGGAAGAGAGAAAACGCGATGGAGGAGAGAAGAAGGGGGTGCTCCGTCGCCAATGAAGCTCCACCGCCGCTGCTAGGGCTTGTTGCCATCGCCGTTCTGCCACCGTCGGGCTCTGTCGCCAAGCCATTGCGTCACCGCTCATCTCTTCTTCACCGTCGCCGTCCATCACCATCGTCGTATCCTCTGTCACCAG CCTTACTAATCAGGTGTGAGTTGCAGAAGGATCTAAAT AGGCTCCTCTTTAGGTGTTGCAGTCACACAATTTTGATGTTATTAATGTCCTTTCTGATAACACGATGA